CACCGATCTGGTGCTGGAGGACGACAAGGGCGTTCTCCACATGTTCAAGACGGCGACCACCCCGGATGATCCCGTCCGCGGGATTCTCGATGTGCTCGGCGTGGCGGCCGAGAGCTTTTCTCTCTCGATAAAAGCGCTTCTGGGCAAGGCCGATCTTTTCATCCACGGAACCACACACGCCATCAACGCGATCATCACCGGCCGGACGGCGCGCACCGCCTTCCTGACGACCCAGGGGCACCCCGATGTCCTGGTCGTGCGCGAGGGCGGGCGCATCGAGCCCTTCAATTTCCTGGTTCCTTTTCCGAGGCCCTACATTCCCCGCGCCCTGACATGGGAGGTGCCCGAGCGCATCGATT
The bacterium DNA segment above includes these coding regions:
- a CDS encoding hydantoinase/oxoprolinase family protein: MRFAVDTGGTFTDLVLEDDKGVLHMFKTATTPDDPVRGILDVLGVAAESFSLSIKALLGKADLFIHGTTHAINAIITGRTARTAFLTTQGHPDVLVVREGGRIEPFNFLVPFPRPYIPRALTWEVPERIDSQGNVVVPLDEAATVEMLRQLREKKVESVGVCLLWSTVNPVHEDRVGKMIE